Genomic segment of Paenibacillus macerans:
GGTGGAGGCGATTTTTGCCGCCAAAGGCCGCCCTTCGGACAATCCGCTGATCGTGCACATCGCGTCCATGAGCCAGCTGGAGGGGCTCGTTACGGAGGTAAACGAGACCGCGCGGAAGCTCATGGAGGCGTTTTGGCCCGGGCCGCTGACGCTGGTGCTGCCCGCGGCCCCCGGCGTCGTCTCGCCCCGCGTGACGGCGGGGCTGGATACCGTGGGCGTGCGGATGCCCGCCCACGACGTGGCGCTGCGGCTGATCGCCGCAGCGGGGTGCCCGGTGGCGGGGCCCAGCGCCAACCGGTCGGGCCGCCCGAGCCCCACGTTGGCAAGCCACGTGGGCGAGGACCTGTCCGGCCGGATCGACGGCATCGTCGACGGCGGGCCCACGGGGGTGGGCCTGGAGTCGACGGTGGTGGAAGCCGGCCGTGACGGCACCGTGACCGTGCTCCGCCCGGGCGGGATCACGGCGGAACAAATCGCCCGCGTGACGGGCGCGGGCGTGAAGCTTGACGCCGCCCTGCGCGAGGCGGGCGGCGGTGCGGACAGCCCGGCGCCGCGCGCGCCGGGCATGAAGTACACCCATTATGCGCCGCAAGGGGTAATGCGCATCGTGAGCGGGGCCGCAGACCGCGTGGCGGCCCGCATTCAGGCCGAGCTGGCGGCGGCCTCGGCGCGCGGGGAGAAGACGGGCGTGCTCGCCTTCGACGAGCGTCTCCCGTCCTACCGCGCCGACTGCTCGCTTTCGCTCGGCAGCGAAACCGAGCTCGCGGCGGCGGCGCACCGCCTGTACGCGGCGCTCCGCCGCTTCGACGAATGCGGCGTCACTTATATTCTCGCCGAGTCCTGTCCCGAGGAGGGACTCGGCGCCGCAGTGATGAACCGGCTGCTGAAAGCGGCCGGACACCGCGTCATCGACGCCGGCGAATGAATAAGCCGACGAACGGTAGAAATACCTGCGACTGAGAATGCCCGCGAACGGAAGTCAACTGCCGGCGCATAGGAAAGGCTGGGATGAAGCATGATCAAGATCGGGCTGTCCG
This window contains:
- a CDS encoding L-threonylcarbamoyladenylate synthase, with amino-acid sequence MDRQKHVDRASREGRADSAAGRTAEHRTVPADKPQSGTAAAGEVRPTRWWKVASTWAAADQQIKAAGIGAQTVGAGQPASVPAAQAARDAEALAEAAAVLAAGGTVAFPTETVYGLGADARNTKAVEAIFAAKGRPSDNPLIVHIASMSQLEGLVTEVNETARKLMEAFWPGPLTLVLPAAPGVVSPRVTAGLDTVGVRMPAHDVALRLIAAAGCPVAGPSANRSGRPSPTLASHVGEDLSGRIDGIVDGGPTGVGLESTVVEAGRDGTVTVLRPGGITAEQIARVTGAGVKLDAALREAGGGADSPAPRAPGMKYTHYAPQGVMRIVSGAADRVAARIQAELAAASARGEKTGVLAFDERLPSYRADCSLSLGSETELAAAAHRLYAALRRFDECGVTYILAESCPEEGLGAAVMNRLLKAAGHRVIDAGE